From the Solanum pennellii chromosome 4, SPENNV200 genome, one window contains:
- the LOC107018296 gene encoding glutamine synthetase cytosolic isozyme 1-1 encodes MAHLSDLVNLNLSDSSEKIIAEYIWIGGSGMDVRSKARTLAGPVDDPSKLPKWNYDGSSTGQAPGEDSEVILYPQAIFKDPFRRGNNILVICDCYTPAGEPIPTNKRHNAAKIFSNPNVVVEEPWYGLEQEYTLLQKEINWPLGWPIGGFPGPQGPYYCGIGCGKAFGRDIVDAHYKACIYAGINISGINGEVMPGQWEFQVGPSVGIASGDELWAARYILERITEIAGVVVSFDPKPIPGDWNGAGAHTNYSTKSMRNEGGYEVIKKAIEKLGLRHKEHIAAYGEGNERRLTGRHETADINTFKWGVANRGASIRVGRDTEKEGKGYFEDRRPASNMDPYVVTSMIAETTILWNP; translated from the exons ATGGCTCATCTTTCAGATCTTGTCAATCTTAATCTCTCTGATTCCTCTGAGAAAATCATTGCTGAATACATATG GATTGGTGGATCAGGAATGGATGTAAGGAGCAAAGCCAGG ACTCTAGCTGGTCCTGTTGATGATCCTTCAAAGCTTCCCAAATGGAATTATGATGGTTCTAGCACAGGTCAAGCTCCTGGAGAAGACAGTGAAGTGATCCTATA TCCTCAAGCAATTTTCAAGGATCCATTCAGGAGGGGCAACAATATCTTG gTCATCTGTGATTGTTACACCCCAGCTGGTGAACCAATTCCAACAAACAAGAGGCACAATGCTGCTAAAATATTTAGCAAccctaatgttgttgttgaggaacCATG GTATGGTCTTGAGCAAGAATACACCTTGCTACAAAAGGAAATTAATTGGCCTCTTGGATGGCCTATTGGTGGCTTTCCTGGACCACAG GGACCATACTACTGTGGAATTGGATGCGGAAAGGCTTTTGGACGCGATATTGTTGATGCTCATTACAAGGCATGTATCTATGCCGGGATTAACATTAGTGGTATCAACGGAGAAGTGATGCCTGGACAG TGGGAATTTCAAGTTGGACCTTCAGTTGGCATTGCATCAGGTGACGAGTTGTGGGCAGCTCGTTACATTCTCGAG AGGATTACAGAGATTGCTGGAGTTGTTGTGTCATTCGACCCTAAACCTATTCCG GGTGACTGGAATGGTGCAGGAGCGCATACAAATTACAG tacTAAGTCTATGAGAAATGAGGGAGGGTATGAAGTTATCAAGAAGGCTATTGAGAAGCTTGGACTTAGGCACAAGGAGCACATTGCAGCATATGGTGAAGGCAATGAACGTCGTCTCACTGGAAGACACGAAACAGCTGACATCAACACATTCAAATGG GGTGTTGCAAATCGTGGTGCATCTATTCGTGTGGGAAGAGACACGGAGAAGGAAGGAAAGGGATACTTTGAGGACAGGAGGCCTGCATCGAACATGGATCCATATGTTGTGACCTCTATGATCGCGGAGACTACCATCCTGTGGAACCCTTGA
- the LOC107017460 gene encoding transmembrane protein 45B-like, with product MGTLAGHVAPGFGFFVIGIWHLLNHIKLHCLHPKSYTSLLWFPSPRIRYLELFVIMFGTILSILMELFISPSKHQPFDIDGTIPSYHLHNFEHATISLNFFVYAIFSIIFDKIMVPSTLVQNGLTLLLATLAFGQELLLFHLHSADHKGVEGQYHWLLQIVIFSSFATTLLGIPFPKSFLNSFVRSYTIMFQGIWFMVMGIMLWTPNFVPKDCFLTWEEGRQVVECHNKEALERAKSLANIQFSWYLVGTTIFTLSLYLVLVKFFKENVDYFSLITEFEDKDLEDVEVQKKRLVTHG from the coding sequence atgGGCACATTAGCAGGTCATGTAGCACCAGGATTTGGTTTCTTTGTTATTGGTATATGGCATTTGCTTAACCACATAAAATTACATTGTCTCCACCCAAAATCCTATACTTCTTTGTTATGGTTCCCATCTCCAAGAATAAGATATTTAGAGCTATTTGTGATTATGTTTGGCACCATACTCTCTATATTAATGGAACTCTTTATTAGTCCATCAAAACATCAACCTTTTGACATTGATGGAACTATACCTTCATATCATCTCCATAACTTTGAACATGCAACTATTTCCCTTAATTTCTTTGTCTATGCAATTTTTTCGATTATATTCGATAAAATCATGGTCCCTTCAACCCTAGTTCAAAATGGACTTACATTATTACTTGCAACTCTTGCTTTTGGTCAAGAACTCCTTCTATTCCATCTTCATTCTGCTGATCATAAGGGTGTTGAAGGACAATACCATTGGCTCCTccaaattgttattttttcgTCTTTCGCCACGACTCTTTTAGGTATTCCTTTCCCTAAAAGTTTCTTGAATAGTTTTGTGAGATCTTATACTATTATGTTTCAAGGAATTTGGTTTATGGTCATGGGTATCATGCTTTGGACTCCAAATTTTGTTCCAAAAGATTGTTTTTTGACATGGGAAGAAGGGCGTCAAGTGGTTGAATGTCATAATAAGGAAGCACTTGAAAGAGCAAAATCATTAGCAAATATTCAATTTAGTTGGTATTTGGTTGGGACTACTATTTTCACTCTCTCTCTTTACTTGGTTCTTGTCaagttttttaaagaaaatgttgaCTACTTCTCTTTAATAACTGAATTTGAGGATAAGGATTTGGAGGATGTTGAAGTTCAGAAGAAAAGACTTGTCACCCATGGTTAG